In one Desulfoferula mesophila genomic region, the following are encoded:
- a CDS encoding AAA family ATPase, with protein sequence MNVSLAEASNPEENNTPIADNDSTPSLHDPTIEPDKQDQTVGHYLTTFSAVALEDLLCLGLPERGHLLDPIFPKPVLAMLFAPTGTGKTYAALSIAYAVASGGEVFKWQSPSPKPVLYLDGEMSARVMKERLAQIVAGASQQAPPGFFKIVTPDLVPDGIMPNLAKPEGRELLEPLLDEVDLIVVDNIATLARVGRENEAESWLPVQSWLLVQRRAGRSVLLVHHAGKGGQQRGTSAREDILDTVISLTRPSDYQTSDGARFVVNLTKARGLTGQQADPFEVAITDLPTGGLGWAVKDLKDLRLEQVTGMKNLGMTIREIAEETGIPRSTVYRLTKKLEGE encoded by the coding sequence ATGAATGTAAGCCTTGCCGAAGCAAGCAACCCCGAAGAAAACAACACGCCGATAGCCGATAATGATTCCACGCCTTCACTTCATGACCCCACCATTGAACCAGACAAGCAAGATCAGACCGTTGGGCACTACTTAACAACCTTCTCTGCTGTCGCCTTGGAAGATTTACTATGCCTTGGGTTGCCCGAGAGGGGCCACCTTCTAGACCCGATCTTCCCCAAGCCAGTGCTAGCAATGCTGTTTGCCCCAACAGGCACGGGGAAGACTTACGCCGCACTGAGCATTGCATACGCCGTGGCAAGCGGTGGGGAAGTATTCAAATGGCAAAGCCCCAGCCCCAAGCCTGTCCTGTACTTGGACGGCGAAATGTCAGCAAGGGTCATGAAAGAACGCTTGGCCCAGATCGTAGCTGGAGCCAGTCAGCAAGCCCCGCCTGGTTTTTTTAAAATCGTGACCCCCGACCTAGTGCCCGATGGCATCATGCCCAACCTGGCGAAGCCCGAAGGCCGCGAACTGCTTGAACCTTTGTTAGATGAAGTTGACCTGATTGTCGTGGACAACATCGCTACGCTTGCCAGGGTAGGCAGGGAGAACGAAGCCGAGTCGTGGCTACCAGTTCAGAGCTGGTTACTGGTTCAGCGTCGAGCGGGCCGGTCTGTGTTGCTTGTTCACCATGCCGGTAAGGGGGGACAGCAAAGGGGAACATCGGCCAGGGAAGATATTCTCGACACCGTTATAAGCCTTACCCGCCCTTCTGACTACCAAACCAGTGATGGTGCTCGATTCGTAGTCAACCTGACCAAAGCCCGTGGATTGACCGGTCAACAAGCCGACCCTTTTGAGGTCGCTATCACCGACTTACCTACCGGTGGTCTGGGATGGGCGGTTAAGGATCTCAAAGACCTTCGGCTTGAGCAGGTTACTGGGATGAAAAACCTTGGGATGACCATTAGGGAGATCGCCGAGGAAACAGGCATCCCACGCTCAACCGTCTATCGACTTACTAAGAAACTGGAGGGGGAATGA